The following proteins are co-located in the Toxotes jaculatrix isolate fToxJac2 chromosome 9, fToxJac2.pri, whole genome shotgun sequence genome:
- the LOC121187069 gene encoding myosin regulatory light chain 2B, cardiac muscle isoform-like: MFEQNQIQEFKEAFTIMDQNRDGIIDKSDLRETFAALGRLNVGNDELDEMMKECSGPLNFTLFLNMFGEKLKGTDPEDTILNAFKVFDPEGTGVLRGEEMKYYLMSQADKFTEAEVNQMFTNFPLDVSGNFDYKNLCYVITHGEDKEQE; this comes from the exons ATGTTTGAGCAGAACCAGATCCAGGAGTTCAAAGAG GCTTTCACAATCATGGACCAGAACAGAGACGGTATCATTGATAAGAGCGACCTGAGGGAGACCTTTGCAGCTCTGG GTCGCCTCAATGTTGGTAATGATGAGCTCGATGAGATGATGAAGGAGTGTTCAGGACCGCTTAACTTCACTCTGTTCCTCAACATGTTCGGAGAGAAACTTAAAG GAACTGACCCCGAGGACACGATTCTCAACGCCTTTAAGGTCTTTGACCCAGAAGGAACAGGAGTCCTCAGGGGGGAGGA GATGAAATATTACCTCATGTCACAGGCCGACAAGTTTACAGAGGCTGAG GTAAATCAGATGTTTACAAACTTCCCATTGGATGTCTCTGGTAACTTCGACTACAAGAACTTGTGCTATGTGATCACCCACGGAGAGGACAAAGAGCAGGAGTGA
- the LOC121187476 gene encoding alpha-(1,3)-fucosyltransferase 4-like yields the protein MGAVAHGRAAIIAHRADRRPGLSQRGKCCILVYKGTCSVCVVTAGFLLFLGVCLLYLPDPFTPEQFVSVPEENSAATLLIWTHPFDRHRKLPDCSALFQIAGCTLTDDRRAYPQADAVVVHHREVSTGNAELPPAPRPWAQKWIWMNYESPTHTAGLWRFEGVFNLTMSYRTDSDIFLPYGYLIPLVGTANRTLYNRPLHPLHKPSRTHLLRPRLLAWVISNWSESHARVAFYYRLRRYIQVDVFGRAGRPVPEDSVGGSVVRLIRRYQFYLALENSQHTDYITEKLWNAVLAGAVPVVLGPSRKNYERFLPPEAFIHVDDFPTVRGLAQYLLMLRRNPAQLRRHLDWRGSYSVHQPTFWAEHYCTACRAVRRTRGRTDVVKHLANWFHRTELN from the coding sequence ATGGGAGCTGTGGCTCATGGGAGAGCAGCAATCATAGCTCACAGAGCAGACAGGCGGCCCGGTTTGTCACAGCGGGGGAAATGTTGTATACTTGTTTACAAAGGGACCTGCTCTGTGTGCGTGGTCACTGCCGGGTTTTTGTTATTCCTCGGAGTCTGTCTACTTTACCTACCGGACCCGTTTACGCCGGAGCAGTTTGTGTCTGTCCCTGAGGAGAACAGCGCGGCGACGCTCCTGATCTGGACGCATCCGTTCGATCGGCACCGAAAACTTCCAGACTGCTCTGCGCTCTTTCAGATCGCTGGGTGCACGCTCACTGATGACAGGCGTGCGTACCCGCAGGCGGACGCTGTTGTCGTCCACCACCGGGAAGTTAGCACCGGTAATGCTGAACTGCCACCAGCACCGCGACCATGGGCGCAAAAGTGGATATGGATGAACTACGAGTCCCCTACGCACACCGCCGGACTGTGGCGTTTTGAGGGTGTTTTCAACCTCACAATGAGTTACCGGACAGATTCAGATATTTTCCTGCCGTACGGGTATCTAATCCCCCTTGTGGGCACAGCCAATAGGACTCTCTACAATCGCCCTTTGCACCCGCTCCACAAACCCTCGCGCACACACCTCCTCCGGCCCCGCCTCTTGGCCTGGGTGATCAGCAACTGGTCGGAGTCTCACGCTCGCGTGGCCTTCTACTACCGGCTCCGCCGGTACATCCAGGTGGATGTGTTCGGGCGCGCGGGTCGGCCGGTACCGGAGGACAGCGTCGGCGGGAGCGTGGTGCGGCTGATCCGACGCTACCAGTTCTACCTGGCGCTGGAGAACTCGCAGCACACGGACTACATCACAGAGAAGCTGTGGAACGCGGTGCTGGCCGGTGCCGTCCCGGTGGTCCTGGGCCCGTCCAGGAAGAACTATGAGCGCTTCCTTCCCCCCGAGGCCTTCATTCACGTGGACGACTTCCCTACTGTCCGAGGACTGGCACAGTACTTGCTGATGCTGAGGCGCAACCCCGCCCAGCTGAGGCGGCACCTGGACTGGAGGGGGAGCTACAGCGTGCACCAACCCACCTTCTGGGCTGAACACTACTGTACGGCCTGCAGGGCAGTGAGGAGGACCAGAGGCAGGACTGATGTGGTCAAACACCTGGCAAACTGGTTTCACCGGACTGAACTGAACTAA